The following proteins come from a genomic window of Gimesia chilikensis:
- the rplI gene encoding 50S ribosomal protein L9, with protein sequence MVRKQRSTSVVGSSKSSIEVLLAENVDNLGEQGDIVRVKPGYARNFLLPYGMATIATEHNKRMVTQHQKKVAELEKEHLKSLKGLADKVSKHSVTMEANANEEGHLYGSIVAVDISKSLKESGFEVDAEAIRLEGPLKELGMYTVKLQLHEKVKTEVKVWVVPTAEKS encoded by the coding sequence ATGGTTCGCAAACAACGTAGCACCTCTGTGGTCGGTAGTTCCAAGTCATCTATCGAGGTTTTGCTGGCAGAAAATGTCGACAACCTCGGTGAGCAGGGTGACATTGTGCGGGTCAAACCCGGCTATGCCCGTAACTTCCTGCTGCCTTACGGCATGGCCACCATTGCCACTGAGCACAACAAGCGGATGGTGACACAGCACCAGAAGAAAGTGGCCGAGCTGGAAAAAGAGCATCTCAAATCGCTCAAGGGTCTGGCAGACAAAGTCAGCAAGCACAGCGTCACCATGGAAGCCAACGCCAACGAAGAAGGTCACCTGTATGGTTCGATCGTGGCTGTTGACATCAGCAAGTCCCTCAAGGAGAGCGGCTTCGAAGTTGATGCCGAAGCGATTCGCCTGGAAGGTCCGCTGAAAGAGCTCGGTATGTATACCGTCAAGCTGCAGCTGCACGAAAAGGTGAAGACCGAAGTCAAAGTCTGGGTCGTACCGACTGCAGAAAAAAGCTAA
- the dnaB gene encoding replicative DNA helicase, protein MSVAGKGNFRRPKQESVEELFGKVPPQNLDAEKAVLGSILLDNVVIDDLVQIVKTNHFYSDKNARIFAAILRLHDAGVRGIDAVTVAEELDSKGELDEAGNVMYLHEILESVPHAAHAEYYANIVRDKSVQRELIHSCTEIIRESYSPQGDTLEVLNKAEQSIFSILESQGEGDKIDIKDILMDAFDRIHERTQKEGSLTGTTTGFVDLDEQINGFQPSELIVLAARPSMGKTALVCNFAEAAADEGGVATIIFSLEQSKLELAERLLCIRSGVNGHSLRAGDLEEDERHRLLEASSQISEMPLFIDDKPGRTIQEISAICRRLKRLSNLGLIIIDYLQLIEPEDKTMPREQQIAGITRRLKGLCKELNVPTIALAQLNRGVELREDKRPRLADLRESGAIEQDADLIMFLHRPDAYDPEDHPGLAEVVVAKHRSGPTGIVNLTWLRESMRFGNYTNLDVPEGGYMGDDGGGGGFG, encoded by the coding sequence ATGTCAGTTGCGGGCAAGGGAAATTTTCGCCGTCCAAAGCAGGAGTCTGTGGAGGAGCTGTTCGGTAAAGTGCCACCACAGAACCTGGATGCAGAGAAAGCCGTGCTGGGCAGTATTCTGCTCGACAACGTGGTCATTGACGACCTCGTGCAGATTGTCAAAACCAACCATTTCTACAGCGATAAAAACGCGCGGATCTTTGCTGCGATTCTGCGCTTACACGATGCCGGCGTCCGCGGGATTGACGCGGTGACGGTGGCCGAAGAGCTCGACTCCAAGGGAGAGCTGGACGAGGCCGGCAATGTGATGTACCTGCATGAGATCCTGGAGAGCGTCCCTCACGCGGCGCATGCGGAATATTATGCGAACATCGTGCGAGACAAGTCGGTCCAGCGGGAACTGATTCACTCGTGTACCGAAATCATTCGGGAAAGCTATTCGCCGCAGGGCGACACTCTGGAAGTGTTAAACAAGGCCGAGCAGAGTATCTTCAGTATTCTCGAATCCCAGGGAGAAGGGGATAAGATCGACATCAAGGACATCCTGATGGATGCCTTCGACCGGATCCACGAGCGAACCCAGAAAGAGGGATCGCTGACCGGAACCACGACCGGGTTCGTCGACCTGGACGAGCAGATCAATGGTTTTCAGCCTTCCGAATTGATCGTCCTGGCGGCCCGTCCTTCGATGGGGAAGACCGCGCTGGTCTGTAACTTCGCGGAAGCCGCCGCCGACGAAGGGGGCGTGGCGACGATCATCTTCTCTCTGGAACAGTCAAAGCTGGAACTGGCAGAGCGTCTGTTGTGTATTCGTTCGGGCGTGAATGGTCACTCGCTGCGTGCAGGTGATCTGGAAGAAGACGAGCGGCACCGGTTGCTGGAGGCCTCTTCTCAGATCAGCGAGATGCCTCTGTTTATCGATGATAAGCCGGGGCGGACGATTCAGGAAATCAGTGCGATCTGTCGACGTTTGAAGCGGTTGAGCAACCTGGGGCTGATCATCATCGATTACCTGCAGTTGATTGAACCGGAAGACAAGACGATGCCTCGTGAACAGCAGATTGCGGGGATCACGCGACGTCTGAAGGGGCTGTGTAAGGAATTGAATGTGCCGACGATTGCCCTGGCCCAGTTGAACCGTGGTGTGGAGTTGCGTGAAGACAAGCGTCCGCGTCTGGCCGACCTGCGAGAAAGTGGAGCCATCGAACAGGACGCCGACCTGATCATGTTCCTGCACCGTCCGGATGCTTATGATCCGGAAGACCATCCGGGTCTGGCAGAAGTGGTTGTGGCCAAGCACCGTAGTGGTCCGACCGGGATTGTAAACCTGACGTGGCTCCGTGAGTCGATGCGGTTCGGCAACTACACGAACCTGGATGTCCCTGAAGGGGGCTACATGGGAGATGATGGCGGAGGCGGCGGATTCGGTTAA